The stretch of DNA GAAATTAACTTCCGTCGCGACGAGCGTGTGATCCGTTTCTTGACTTTCCGTCAAGATAAGTTCTCTCACGAGTATGCATTGAAGAGAAGAAGTTTAAAATCATCTAAAAAAGAAGAAGTAAAGGAGAATTAAGCTATGGCACAACAATCAGAAATCAGATATTTGACTCCGCCTTCAGTTGATGTGAAGAAAAAGAAATATTGCCGTTTCAAAAAGAATGGTATTAAATACATCGACTACAAAGACCCTGAGTTTTTAAAGAAATTCCTTAACGAACAAGGAAAAATTCTTCCTCGTCGTATTACAGGTACATCATTGAAATTCCAACGTCGTGTTGCACAAGCTGTAAAGAGAGCTCGCCATTTGGCTTTGCTTCCTTACGTAACAGACTTAATGAAATAAATAAGGAGGAGTAAGAAATGCAAGTTATATTAAAAGAAGACATCCTTAACTTAGGATATAAAGATGAAGTCGTAACTGTAAAAGACGGTTATGGACGTAACTACCTTATTCCCCAAGGTAAAGCTGTGATAGCATCAGAGTCTGCAAAGAAAGTATTAGCTGAAAACCTAAGACAACGCGCTCACAAACTTGAGAAAATCAAACAAGATGCTCAGGATTTGGCTGCTAAGTTGGAAGGAATTTCACTTACTATTGGTGCAAAAACAAGTTCTACAGGTACTATCTTCGGTTCTGTAACTAATATTCAAATAGCAGAAGCTCTTGAAAAATTAGGCTACAATGTAGATAGAAAAATTATTCTTATCAAAGAAGCTGTGAAAGAAGTAGGTAGCTACAAAGCTATCGCTAAACTTCACAAAGAAGTTTCTGTAGAAATACCTTTCGAAGTAGTTTCTGAATAATTATCGAAATTATATAGCAGGGAGGCGGTTATTAAAAATAATCGCCTCTTTCGTTTTTATTGTACAAGCTTTTTAGCAGTAGG from Dysgonomonas mossii encodes:
- the rplI gene encoding 50S ribosomal protein L9, with protein sequence MQVILKEDILNLGYKDEVVTVKDGYGRNYLIPQGKAVIASESAKKVLAENLRQRAHKLEKIKQDAQDLAAKLEGISLTIGAKTSSTGTIFGSVTNIQIAEALEKLGYNVDRKIILIKEAVKEVGSYKAIAKLHKEVSVEIPFEVVSE
- the rpsR gene encoding 30S ribosomal protein S18; translated protein: MAQQSEIRYLTPPSVDVKKKKYCRFKKNGIKYIDYKDPEFLKKFLNEQGKILPRRITGTSLKFQRRVAQAVKRARHLALLPYVTDLMK